Genomic segment of Labrus mixtus chromosome 1, fLabMix1.1, whole genome shotgun sequence:
AAAGTCGACAAACGAATCTTTGAATCTGTTCTTAAGATCGGCATGCAgaagctgtgtgtgtcactccGCTGTCATGAGGAGGAACGATATGGCTCGTCCACGACTTTCACTTTCCCCCCACCATTATCGCTCTAAGTTCCATGCTATAACGTTGTTTGCATGAAAGATGAACAGATGTTGCTATTCAGTTGGATCGTCCAATAAAACTAAATTACTTCGACAATACAATATAGAAACTCGCCTGCAAAAAGATTGGTCATGAAGACACTTAGtgtattcatctttttattttttatcaggtAATAATCCCTTAACGAACCGCTTTCCtaacaataaataatataacaataattTACTTTTTGTTCGAGAAGCTCAAACAGCCTGCTTCCTTCCCTTTAGATAAAGTATTTACAACACGAATAGTTTGCAGATTATCATGCTCTGACCTTAAGACAAAGAGTCAACTGGACTCCACAACGCaataaatgtatcaaaaaaATTAGACACAATATGATCACAATGAAGAAATCGCAGAAATGTCCTGTTTCGACGTGGAAATGTCTCCGGTTTGTTTCACAGGGGAAAGGTTTTTTGTAGTATATCCATCGAGAAGTCTTCTGTACATCTTCTTTTTCCATCAAGTCATGCAAAAATTGATCTGCTCAGTTTTTGTCAATGAAAGctccacaaaaaaagaagaaaaaaaaaacgggagtCACTCGATGGTTTCTTCTTTTCCATGtcatgttgggggggggggggggggggggaggctctCTCCTGTCCGTAGTTTGTGATGAGCTGGTCACATGCAGGGGGCCGGGATCATGCTACAAATGTCCCTGCAGGAATAGAGGACCCGGCAGGTCTGAGAGGCCCCGTTTCACGTCTCCACCGGGCTGGGTACCATACTGTTGGGAGTGTCCGGTAACTGAGAGGACAGAGAAGTCACGTCGCTTCCCGAGGAGTTCCCGAGAGATCCCGATTCAGAGAAAGACAcctgaacagacagaaatacaatTCATCAGAATGTGTGTCATtttgaggcttttattttggaaaggTGACTGTAGAAAAAATGATTGTAGATCAACCTCGTTGTCTTTTTTGTGATACAATTCTGTAATGTATGTGCTCTCaataatataagataagataagataagataagatatgtttattgtcattgtacaagtacaacgaaatattgttggagcaagcctgtagatgcctaatatcagaaatataaaaatatgtgtataaaacacaatgtataaaatacaatatgtgtgtttgtgtagatagatagatagatagatagatagatagatagatagatagatagatagatagatagatcacACACACCAGTTGTTGGAAGGCGGGCTGGTCCAGGTCGCTCTGCAGGGCGAACTCACTCAGAGCTTTCCATGGAGGCTGGTAGGTCTGAACCTCCACCGGGTTCCCCTGCACAGTGCTCTCATGTCGGATAGGACTCCCCGCCACCAAAGGTGTCCCTGTGAGGCCCTGCAGGTTCTGAAAGAAGAATTTGAATATATTGCATGTGAAGTGTTATCATAGTTCATGTTCTCTGTTTCCTCCAAATAAAAAATCCATCACAAAGCAGCCACTTTTTTAATCAAGAGCACAGTTTATCAAATTCCTCTTGCAAatcaatgattattttttttttttttggaatcaAAATGAATTACTAAAGTCAAAAAAAAGTGAGACATCATTATTCCCCCCAAAAGGTTTCCTCTTAAGCAAGGAGCAGATATACACAGCAAGGGCTTAGATGCAGGCCAAGTGTTTTTGCAGAGGATGTTTTTAGCTTTCAGGTCAAGCAACTGAAGCCAAAGCAGTTGATTCATTATTCATTGACATGAAGTTTGAATACAGAATAACACTGTAGCCAACTGGAACTGTTTCAAAGAGTCATTGTGTAAGTAAAGTAAAAAGTTCAGTCTAGAAAGGAGTCAAATTGTAGGCaagtaatgatttaaaaaaaaaggttatagCTCTACAACAATCCCAAGGCATACACAAGTTAAATAGACTTAAAACATGATTgccttttatttaaacaaatatattaattattttcatatGGCTTGCCTGTGTTTTTTCtactaaattattttttaaaggtttgagcCAGTACTAAAATGGATAAAAACTGGGTAACCTGATTGACCTCCCATCATGATTATAAATACAAAGCAAAGACATCAAaccatgaaaaataacaaaagaatgGTTGGTAGTAATCAAGTGGTCCAACTTACGAAGATGCTTACAGTCTTatcactgtgctgctgctgctggagctgcttcATCAGGAtcgacttttttttgtctttgcagcgTTTGTTCTGGAACCAGACCCGGATGACCCGGGGGCTCAGGCCGGTCATCTCCACCAGCTGCTCCTTCATGAGCGCGTCCGGCCGCGGGTTGGCGTTGTAGCAGGTCCGCAGGGTGTGCAGCTGCTTCTCGTTCAGCACCGTCCGGACCCGCGTCGTCTTCTCAGACTGCTTGTGCACGTGGTTCCGGTGAGGGGCCTGCCGCACCGATACCGGGTCTGCTGAGGGCAGGAGGGAAGAGGGAAAAGCGCTATGAGAGAGTGTCACAGAGGCCTCAGAAAATCTCATTATGTCCATCTGCAATGTTTGGATGGATTTGTAATCAACTTTAATCAACGCTGCAATTGAAACGAAATCAATTCATAAAAAGTTTAGAATAAAAGGAAAAGCCTATTTAAATAGTATGAAGCTATCTATTTTTCGAAGAAGCTTTTGTCGCCCTGTTCCTTTCAAAAAATAGTTTTGACATATTCCATAGAAATATGTGCGAAGTTCCTGAGATAATCAACTGCGTAAAGTTGTTAAAGTAGTTACAATTTGAAGTGTATCCGTTCATAGATTGTTATAATCCTTACGCAATAGGCTTCAGCAGGGGGTGACTTAAGATATAAATCAATTCTttaaattcaaacacatttaaaaaaaaaaaccgtagatgagatataaagtcgTGTCTGTGTCTCCGCCTCAGGCCTGTGTCCTCTGGCTTTCTGAGCTGTGTGAGGTCTTCTGAATTAAGCGCTTTAAAACCAAGTTGAACATTATTCACACATTTGCTATTCTCTTTCTGTTGGCAGGATGACAGctctacacactcacacacccacacactggaTGCACACAAGACACACAGTCGCGCCTCAAATAGGCCTACAAGATTATTCAGATAATAGAAACAGAGCAGGTTAGCGCTAATGAGATCAATTATGAAATTAAGCTGAAAAAAGgtggcagcacacacacacacacacacacacacacacacacacctgacattcacacacaaacacacacacactcagctcgaAAGTCACCAAACAAATTATATAGGTAAATGAAATAGGCTAGAATTTAAAAGGCAAACCTTTGACTTTTCGATCATTTATTTAAGCGAGTTCaaactttcattaaaaaaaataaatgtttaggCTATTTTATGCGTGATTTGCTAAAAAAttgtttacttcttttttttttaaagaaaggccTCATTTAGCCTAGTTAGAAACTACCGAATTATTAAAGCTTCTGGTGTTTTCCAATAGACCTacgactaaaaaaaaaaaaagaagaatataataataatagcctataataataataacaattagGCTATCATAATAATGATTCTACTAATAGGTTAATACGGACCTGCCAGGTGTAGCGGTCTGTTGGGGTGGATGTGTCCGGGGCTGAGGGGGCTTCCTGCAGAGTTCCTCTCGAGCAGCAGGCTGTGGTCCGCCCGGCACAGCAGCTCGTCTTCCCGCAGAGAGAACTCGTCTCCCGGCAGCAGCTGCCGGCTACACACCGAGCACCGAAAACACTCGATGTGGTACACGTTATCCCGAGCTCTCATCACTAAATCACTACTGCTGAATCCCAGGTTGCATTTTGCGCATTTTATTCCAAACAgcctgcaaaaaaagaaaattaaaaattaagaaAGACTCAGATGACAAGGAAAACTTCTGGCCGAGTAGCCTACATTCAACGAGTCAGCAGCTCTTAATGTTCTTGATTTCAATCTTTTCTTTGAATGAATATAAAactagaaatgtattttttcgtcttttttttttttaacctgcacaGGAATGACAAAAgtgttatttttgctttttctgctcttttatttaggctacttttttttttccaatgaagTTACCACAGTCCATACAGTTCAGATAGCAGGCTATGTGgcttaatatttttaaataaagaatgtAAACAGGATTCAGAGTTTAAGGACAACATTTCCAAACTCATACCTTACATAGTCTCGTTTGCAATACGTTTTTCCGTCCCGGACGAAACAAGTGCAGGTCTCGTCCAGGTACTGGCTGCACTCCGCACACTTGAGGCAGGCTGCATGCCACTCCAGGTCGGGAGAGACTCTCAGTATGTACTGGTCATGGATCTGACTTCCACATCCGACACACATCGCGattcctggcttctctgcaaaGAAACCGCAGCCTTGTAACCACAGACGGGAAAGAGATGCACTATCATAGGTTACTGAAGCATGAGTCCCTTCCTTTAGATATCAAAATATAGCCTTAGTTTTGCAGTGACTCCTCTTATCTGCAGACTGGAAAAGTATTGCTGTTATATAACTAAGACTTTTCCTGAATTCGTACTTAATGgtgtcacttttttaaaaaacgctttaaaatgcaaatccacataaataaatacattataacGAAAATGACTTGAGCAATCGCTGCACTGCTCAATCGATCTTGCAGTCCATAATGCACTGCGACGACAACCAAATCTGTCACTGAAAAGTCCACCGAGCAGTTTATGTGACTTACTTTTGGAATGATCCCCCATATCACCCAAGAAAGAAGAGCTGAAAATAATATCCACCATACAGGAAGGATGAAGGGGATTGTGGTCGACGCAGAAAAGATGTTAGGAGATGACTGGCCCTTCAGCTGCCTCCCTGATAACGTGTGTCTCTCCGGACTCAGGGGGGGCGGGCGACGAGTCTGAAGGGTCCCACACGCCGCTGACCTGACGTCACGACGTATACGACGGTCTCTCCAATGGCCCTACAGCAGCGTGTTCTGTCTCTCAacatgtaataaaataaaataaatcaggtaTATTTGTATGTCTTGGAAAATATTCTTGACGCAGACGtgcaaatatacattttatttataattattatcagaaatatattaaaaagtttaatattaaaACTTTTGGAtgaattttgaaaatgttgaccaTCAAAAAAGTCCACAATGTTGTTAGGTTAAAACAGCCAAAACTTGGGCTCAAGATCAGGCAATAATTGGATTGAGATTCAAGGTAGGCTAAAAAAcgaacaattttttttaaatgcactcaAATTACAGAAATATATTGAAAATCATCACAGAACATGTTGGaaagcttttgcattttgtatATGTATTTACTTCCAAAGAAAGTCAATTAAATATCTGGACAACTCGAAGACTTTTAAATATCATAAAAAAAGTCTTTGTACCATCCTGCAGAGTCACACTGGTAAGATATAAGGATATGATGTAGGCTAACATTTTTCTATACCTTCCCGTGTGGGCCTATTTCACCTATAGCTCTTATTTATAGCTTGGTCAAatatcaaatcattttcaatGTCATGAAGAGAGAATGATATTTCTTGAGCACACAAAAGTCATAACTTTCACCTGGAGGCGAAAACGATGAGGATTACTGCCTTGAATTGTTGtcatacttttattttctgccgtaaaattatttttatttaacattaaaaatcTGCCGGAACTGAGACAGGCGACAAGACCTCTGCTGAGTCCGGGTTGCTCATCTACTCGAGAACAAGGCCATCTATTGGAGAAACAGCCGAACTACATTGACCAGAAAAGGGATTTGTTGGAGGGGCAATGGACATACAGCAGATAGGACTTTAATGCAATATCAATCTGCTCATTTAACTTCATATGAAcatgaaataatatttaaaaatctcTCTATAGGCCCATAAGGTACATCTATAATTAGGTCTACATCTGCATAAGATGACTAGGCCTACATGCAAAGAAACAAGGCCGAATTCCTGCAAATATTGTTTAATGGAAGTCTATTTCATTATAGGCTAGGCTATATAAAATAGATCCACAAACATGATCGTGAAAAACAAGCATTTAACAGGTCTGGTTTATTTGAATGTTGAGCGTCTTGAAAAGAGCAAACCCCACACATATTTACAATGCCAGTTTGATGTCTGTTAAAGCATTtagtgtcttcttcttctccagccTTAAATGCACAGTTTGTTTAACCAAGCAAACACAGCTTCAATCCCTTCTGCAGGTCCAGTTTTGGTGTCAGCTAGCAAGAGCAGAATGGTGCCTAAAATAAGGCCAAAGATTTTAAAGGGACATTTTCGCTATTTCCGCCAGCcctcattctcacacacaaTCATAGATCAAACCAATACATGCTGCTACACTTACTATTCAAGGATGTAAGGCAGACAGCATTTCTCTGTGCAGGGTTGTGACAAAATATGCTCATCCTGCTTTCATCCAACACGGAGCCTACCTGTCTTCTGTTGGTCTGCTCGTGATACCTAACTTAATTCTGctcacaaacatgtttactggGAAAGACGATGAGTACAATTATATAATTCGGTAATTTTGCTAGTAGAATAGGATTCCTAACTACCAGCGGGGCCAAGGTCAAATCAGGACTGACAATCCATTGTCAATAAAAGAATATGTCTAATGACCTCAGTGCCAGCTGTTGGCTGTAACTAAGCACTCAATGTGGAGACACTGTAAGGAAAAGTTATGATTTCTCctgctcatttgtttttgtgtgtgtgtgtgtgtgtgtgtgtgtgtgtgtgtgtgtgtgtgtgtgtgtgtgtgtgtgtgtgtgtgtgtgtgtgtgtgtgtgtgtgtgtgtgtgtgtgtgtgtgtgtctacaacCTTCTCTTCAGGCCGTTCTTCGCCAAAGCAACCTGCCAAATGTAGAGCAAAAAACCACCCTTTTTATACTGTTTTCCATCACAAGCAGGGTTAGAAGATAAGAACTGTATCATGCCACACAGCAGATAGCACTTGTGCAAAGGTAGGCCTGCTGTATTGTAACAGTAACTTCCTCAAACTAACAACTGACACACAAAACTGCATGATCAAGAACACTGGATTGTCTTATGACACGCCAACCTTTTAGTATCGTTGTGGACTCCtatgttggatttttttaagACAGCGAGCTTAAAGGTACATTGTTTAATGTAGAACATGATCCATCATCATGATAAGAGAGCAATCTAGCAGCCCACCCACAGTGTACAAACAAAAACTgatcaaaaacaagaagatcTCTTTTGTCCACAAACAGAGGTAATGAGGTCACTGATTGTGAAACAGTATTACTTCCTCTTTTCTTAAATGTTGGGGCAAGATGGCTGAGGAGCTCAGTAAGGTCAAAGGGTTATAGGTCTGAACTAAATGAGTACAGAGGAAATAAACTGATTTTGGTAACTTTACTTTTAGTTTACACACTTGTGTTCACGTGTAATTTGTACATCTGTACATCTGTCATTTAATATCCCAATAAGACCTTgaactgaagtgttttttatgAAGATTGGTTTTTGAAAGGTCTTCATCTCAGTCCTCAAATAAGCCAGATATTTAGTTTCCTCAAGAAAATTGCATGATCACACTCTAATTTAGTGAACTAAGTCTCCACTCTctatctaaaatgttttttaaaatgtacgtATACTAAATTACCTTTTGGCATGCATAAAAAAGTAAGATATCGTATTGTGCATTTTGAATTTTACTGCTT
This window contains:
- the isl2b gene encoding insulin gene enhancer protein isl-2b isoform X1 — translated: MVDIIFSSSFLGDMGDHSKKKPGIAMCVGCGSQIHDQYILRVSPDLEWHAACLKCAECSQYLDETCTCFVRDGKTYCKRDYVRLFGIKCAKCNLGFSSSDLVMRARDNVYHIECFRCSVCSRQLLPGDEFSLREDELLCRADHSLLLERNSAGSPLSPGHIHPNRPLHLAADPVSVRQAPHRNHVHKQSEKTTRVRTVLNEKQLHTLRTCYNANPRPDALMKEQLVEMTGLSPRVIRVWFQNKRCKDKKKSILMKQLQQQQHSDKTVSIFNLQGLTGTPLVAGSPIRHESTVQGNPVEVQTYQPPWKALSEFALQSDLDQPAFQQLVSFSESGSLGNSSGSDVTSLSSQLPDTPNSMVPSPVET
- the isl2b gene encoding insulin gene enhancer protein isl-2b isoform X5, with product MQPASSVRSAASTWTRPALVSSGTEKRIANETMLFGIKCAKCNLGFSSSDLVMRARDNVYHIECFRCSVCSRQLLPGDEFSLREDELLCRADHSLLLERNSAGSPLSPGHIHPNRPLHLAADPVSVRQAPHRNHVHKQSEKTTRVRTVLNEKQLHTLRTCYNANPRPDALMKEQLVEMTGLSPRVIRVWFQNKRCKDKKKSILMKQLQQQQHSDKTVSIFNLQGLTGTPLVAGSPIRHESTVQGNPVEVQTYQPPWKALSEFALQSDLDQPAFQQLVSFSESGSLGNSSGSDVTSLSSQLPDTPNSMVPSPVET
- the isl2b gene encoding insulin gene enhancer protein isl-2b isoform X4, which translates into the protein MVDIIFSSSFLGDMGDHSKKKPGIAMCVGCGSQIHDQYILRVSPDLEWHAACLKCAECSQYLDETCTCFVRDGKTYCKRDYVRLFGIKCAKCNLGFSSSDLVMRARDNVYHIECFRCSVCSRQLLPGDEFSLREDELLCRADHSLLLERNSAGSPLSPGHIHPNRPLHLADPVSVRQAPHRNHVHKQSEKTTRVRTVLNEKQLHTLRTCYNANPRPDALMKEQLVEMTGLSPRVIRVWFQNKRCKDKKKSILMKQLQQQQHSDKTNLQGLTGTPLVAGSPIRHESTVQGNPVEVQTYQPPWKALSEFALQSDLDQPAFQQLVSFSESGSLGNSSGSDVTSLSSQLPDTPNSMVPSPVET
- the isl2b gene encoding insulin gene enhancer protein isl-2b isoform X2, with product MVDIIFSSSFLGDMGDHSKKKPGIAMCVGCGSQIHDQYILRVSPDLEWHAACLKCAECSQYLDETCTCFVRDGKTYCKRDYVRLFGIKCAKCNLGFSSSDLVMRARDNVYHIECFRCSVCSRQLLPGDEFSLREDELLCRADHSLLLERNSAGSPLSPGHIHPNRPLHLADPVSVRQAPHRNHVHKQSEKTTRVRTVLNEKQLHTLRTCYNANPRPDALMKEQLVEMTGLSPRVIRVWFQNKRCKDKKKSILMKQLQQQQHSDKTVSIFNLQGLTGTPLVAGSPIRHESTVQGNPVEVQTYQPPWKALSEFALQSDLDQPAFQQLVSFSESGSLGNSSGSDVTSLSSQLPDTPNSMVPSPVET
- the isl2b gene encoding insulin gene enhancer protein isl-2b isoform X3 → MVDIIFSSSFLGDMGDHSKKKPGIAMCVGCGSQIHDQYILRVSPDLEWHAACLKCAECSQYLDETCTCFVRDGKTYCKRDYVRLFGIKCAKCNLGFSSSDLVMRARDNVYHIECFRCSVCSRQLLPGDEFSLREDELLCRADHSLLLERNSAGSPLSPGHIHPNRPLHLAADPVSVRQAPHRNHVHKQSEKTTRVRTVLNEKQLHTLRTCYNANPRPDALMKEQLVEMTGLSPRVIRVWFQNKRCKDKKKSILMKQLQQQQHSDKTNLQGLTGTPLVAGSPIRHESTVQGNPVEVQTYQPPWKALSEFALQSDLDQPAFQQLVSFSESGSLGNSSGSDVTSLSSQLPDTPNSMVPSPVET